A single Arachidicoccus sp. BS20 DNA region contains:
- a CDS encoding carboxymuconolactone decarboxylase family protein yields MNTVIENETYSNLLSLLKIENYTPSPAAATLLSTNARYIKDLKINVSNVLNNSQTLNKKEALLLAYSIAVNEKFPLLRESLATLATEAGATQEELAEVVSITSLMNVNNVFYRFRHFLEKDFYNNQPAGIKMSVMVNPVLGKELFELISLVVSSVNGCEMCVKSHEAKLIGTGTTENKIFEAVKLGAVIKGLITILAA; encoded by the coding sequence ATGAATACAGTTATAGAAAATGAAACATACAGCAATCTTTTATCATTATTAAAAATAGAAAATTACACGCCCTCTCCTGCTGCGGCTACATTGCTTAGTACCAATGCACGTTATATCAAAGATTTAAAAATTAACGTGAGCAATGTGCTGAATAATTCGCAAACCCTGAATAAGAAAGAAGCTTTACTCCTTGCTTATTCCATAGCAGTAAACGAAAAGTTTCCTTTGCTGCGCGAAAGTCTTGCAACGCTCGCAACCGAAGCTGGCGCAACACAGGAAGAACTGGCAGAAGTTGTAAGTATAACCTCTCTAATGAATGTAAACAATGTGTTCTATCGTTTCCGTCATTTTTTGGAAAAAGATTTTTACAATAATCAGCCCGCAGGTATCAAAATGTCTGTCATGGTAAATCCTGTTTTGGGTAAAGAATTATTTGAGCTGATAAGTCTTGTGGTATCATCTGTCAATGGCTGCGAAATGTGCGTAAAATCTCACGAAGCAAAACTGATTGGTACAGGCACAACAGAAAACAAAATTTTTGAAGCGGTTAAGTTAGGCGCAGTCATTAAAGGATTAATTACCATTTTGGCGGCATAA
- a CDS encoding peroxiredoxin — protein sequence MSNRVLSIGEKFPQFNKKAAVSIEKGKEFIDVSNETIDGKWTVLFWWPKDFTFVCPTEIAEFNRNFEEFSDRDTLLIGASTDSEFVHAAWRRDHKDLRDLKFPMLADTSKSLAEELGILDANEKIAYRATFIIDNEGIIRWVSVNDLNVGRNVQEVIRVLDALQTDELCPCNWNKGEETLTTQLAAELN from the coding sequence ATGAGTAACAGAGTCTTATCTATCGGCGAAAAGTTTCCGCAATTCAACAAAAAAGCTGCCGTTTCTATCGAAAAAGGAAAAGAATTTATCGATGTGAGCAACGAAACCATTGACGGAAAATGGACAGTATTGTTTTGGTGGCCCAAAGATTTCACTTTCGTTTGTCCTACGGAAATTGCCGAGTTCAACAGAAATTTTGAAGAATTCAGCGACCGTGATACCCTATTAATCGGTGCATCTACCGATTCAGAATTTGTACACGCTGCCTGGCGCCGCGACCACAAAGATTTGAGAGACCTTAAATTCCCAATGTTGGCAGATACCTCCAAATCGCTCGCTGAAGAATTGGGCATTCTGGATGCAAACGAAAAAATTGCTTACCGCGCTACCTTCATCATCGACAATGAAGGAATCATCCGTTGGGTAAGTGTAAATGACTTAAACGTAGGTCGCAACGTTCAGGAAGTTATCCGCGTATTGGATGCGCTGCAAACCGACGAGCTATGCCCATGCAACTGGAACAAAGGCGAAGAAACTTTGACTACGCAATTGGCAGCAGAGCTTAACTAA
- the recA gene encoding recombinase RecA produces MSTANLEKLKALRLTIDKIDKDFGKGSVMMMNEKPNRVIEAISTGSIGLDTALGIGGLPRGRVIEIYGPESSGKTTLATHVIAEAQKKGGMCAIIDAEHAFDSSYAQKLGVDVDSLLISQPDYGEQALEIADRLILSGALDVVVIDSVAALVPKGELEGEMGDSKMGLQARLMSQALRKLTATISKTNTICIFINQLREKIGVMFGNPETTTGGNALKFYASVRLDIRRSAQIKDGDAAIGNRVKVKVVKNKVAPPFRATEFDIIFGQGISKIGEIIDMGVELGIVGKSGSWFSYNGSKLGQGRDAVKQLLMDNPELSNEIEGKIRAKLNEQVSPAVSDEEDNDEDELPEEVAEKKTAKK; encoded by the coding sequence ATGAGCACAGCAAATCTCGAAAAATTAAAAGCGTTACGGTTGACCATTGACAAGATTGATAAGGACTTTGGCAAGGGGAGCGTAATGATGATGAACGAAAAACCAAATCGTGTAATTGAAGCTATTTCCACAGGTTCCATCGGTTTGGATACCGCGTTGGGAATCGGCGGCTTGCCGAGAGGAAGAGTTATTGAAATTTACGGACCTGAATCTTCGGGAAAAACTACGCTGGCGACACACGTAATTGCCGAAGCGCAAAAGAAAGGAGGAATGTGTGCGATTATAGATGCGGAACATGCATTTGACAGCAGTTATGCGCAAAAGCTGGGCGTGGATGTGGACAGTCTTTTGATTTCGCAGCCCGACTATGGCGAGCAGGCTTTGGAAATTGCCGATAGGTTGATTTTGTCCGGCGCGCTGGATGTTGTTGTAATAGATTCCGTTGCGGCGCTTGTTCCGAAAGGCGAGTTGGAAGGCGAAATGGGCGACAGTAAAATGGGCTTGCAGGCGCGGCTGATGAGCCAGGCGTTGCGTAAGCTTACGGCAACGATCAGTAAAACAAATACTATTTGCATCTTCATCAACCAGCTTCGTGAAAAAATAGGCGTAATGTTCGGCAACCCCGAAACCACAACCGGTGGTAATGCATTGAAGTTTTACGCTTCTGTTCGTCTGGATATTCGACGCTCGGCACAGATTAAAGACGGCGATGCTGCCATCGGGAACCGCGTTAAGGTAAAAGTAGTAAAGAACAAAGTAGCGCCGCCATTCCGCGCTACGGAGTTTGATATTATCTTCGGACAGGGCATCAGCAAAATTGGGGAAATTATCGATATGGGCGTTGAACTGGGAATTGTAGGAAAAAGCGGAAGCTGGTTCAGCTACAATGGAAGTAAGTTGGGACAAGGACGTGATGCCGTAAAACAATTATTGATGGATAATCCGGAACTGTCAAATGAAATAGAAGGGAAAATAAGAGCGAAGTTAAATGAGCAGGTAAGTCCTGCTGTCTCAGACGAAGAAGATAATGATGAGGACGAATTGCCGGAGGAAGTTGCAGAGAAAAAAACGGCGAAAAAATAA